Within Nitrospira sp., the genomic segment GCAATCCGTCCGGGGCTTCCGGGCCCCCGCTTTCAGCATCACGGCAGATACCTTGTGGGCACTCGCGATTGTCGCGGACTGCGGCTTCGTCTACGACAGCAGCGTGCTTCCGGTCGGATTCACTTCCAACAGACTGTACAGCGAAAACCGATTGCAGCGTCTCCAGGCCGGAACCCGTTCCATCTGGGAAGTCTCGCCATCGACATCGAATATGTTGGGATTTCTCGTGCCGATCGGAGGGGGAGGCTACCTCCGAACATTGAACTATCCGGTCCTGCGCACGTTGTTCTCACAGATCGAGAACCTCGGCAAATCGATCGTGATGTACATAAGAGTTTGGGAATTGGACTATGAGCAACCACGCATGGTGGGGCCACTCCTCGCCGAATCCCGCCACTACTGGAATCTCCACAAGATGGAGCCGCGACTGACTCAGTTATTGACCGATTTCTCCTTCGGGTCCGTCCGTGAAGCAATCCAGCCCGTCCGGACGCTCGCAGATTGCCCCGAACCATCGGATGACTCGGAATCTGCAATCCACAACGACGAAACACTA encodes:
- a CDS encoding DUF3473 domain-containing protein produces the protein MIADRPPRHALTIDLEEHFQAPRFDSPMRRRCWSNFDSRARKNTEHLLNVLARRSTTATFFVLGWLAERHPSLIRTIAASGHEIACLGYAHEQVAAQTPEQFRQDIQRAKHLLEDMIGQSVRGFRAPAFSITADTLWALAIVADCGFVYDSSVLPVGFTSNRLYSENRLQRLQAGTRSIWEVSPSTSNMLGFLVPIGGGGYLRTLNYPVLRTLFSQIENLGKSIVMYIRVWELDYEQPRMVGPLLAESRHYWNLHKMEPRLTQLLTDFSFGSVREAIQPVRTLADCPEPSDDSESAIHNDETLSTAVQ